In the Haloferula helveola genome, one interval contains:
- the smc gene encoding chromosome segregation protein SMC, translating into MYLKSLDIHGFKSFADKTRFEFHEGVTGIVGPNGCGKSNVVDAIRWVLGETSAKALRGGEMADVIFNGTERRKPLGMAEVTLTMADCEDSLGVDYNEVGITRRVFRDGKSEYRINGTLCRLKDIHNLFMDTGIGRTAYSIMAQGQIDQILSSKPEERRAVFEEAAGITKYKREKKDALRKLEYTEANLLRVSDVLAEQERRMNSLKRQVSKARRYQTLAADVRILDTHLAHKRFVELGAECEELRTSIRSLEATEADLEHKMEPKEEAVADARLAARNFEGELAELRQELNEHRNSLASAEGRMAFNNERRSELEGRIGQNRDEIEATREKLQKQEFDFTAANEALEQLARRIAEMEIQLQDQEERTSVARAEREQIENKLRDARNEANRTQTIIASMQAKIESSMAQLETSRERARQLAEEEERLNLELDEAGAQAEEISTRLEEHASRSAELEEAFQKSERQFQHNRGDLDAARSAAAEAHRTLAQRSSRLDVLRQLVASGEGFEAGTRKVLDGLDEPDRFKPGIHGVLAGFIEADPDCARAIEAALGSHLQAVLVSDEALAESLIARLTEKKLGHAAVLPQSFVGSSNGTQMESLPDGAVAWALDKVKVDEKVRSVVERLLERVLIVNDLATAMKLRGDQPGVALVTLSGELVGAEGVVSGGAAGEGNVSVLERQNEVRELEAEVAQLAEAEEAAKARVTHLEGELVRLQEELETSRDRMQRHKVELSTLEGQQTLARRELESVESKLENVRWERGELEGREQAAVEGRSSMESELQAARERLEACEADQSRLNSELEGSRRCEAELSESLNEMRTALAVERRAKEAQEAQQQPMEARLAELREIAVRRETEIEAFLQRIEGASSENNQLAEEVETHQLEIQDLEAELESRSGRRNELLEAIEEAESALSSARKELSKASEQRGREEVAVTKVELRLENLVNSILERHNVELANFEPDAHALLACIDSQKKGGGKGRARIVESSEDSEEDEDENAPVMVVDATDDDIELPPALEGEPDWEFVEGCVGDLKRRLDSMGPVNLDAIEEFEELEERHNDVRNNYEDLVSSKEELLQVIERINEETQRRFAETFAQVRKNFRDMFKELFGEKGKADLELLDESDPLESGIEVIAKPPGKKLQSIALLSGGERSMTAVALLFSIYMIKPSPFCVLDELDAPLDESNIGRFVKVLDRFVDRSQFIIVTHSKRTMSRADVMYGVTMEEFGVSKPVGMRLTAAGGDDKTEAKSAAQKAALRLDA; encoded by the coding sequence ATGTATCTCAAATCCCTGGATATCCACGGCTTCAAGTCCTTCGCGGACAAGACGCGCTTTGAATTTCACGAAGGTGTGACCGGCATTGTCGGTCCCAACGGCTGCGGCAAATCGAACGTGGTCGACGCCATCCGCTGGGTGCTCGGCGAGACTTCCGCCAAGGCGCTGCGTGGCGGTGAGATGGCCGACGTCATTTTCAACGGCACCGAACGCCGCAAGCCGCTCGGCATGGCCGAGGTGACGCTGACGATGGCCGACTGCGAGGACTCGCTCGGGGTCGACTACAACGAGGTCGGCATCACCCGACGGGTGTTCCGCGACGGCAAGTCGGAGTACCGGATTAACGGCACGCTATGCCGCCTGAAGGACATCCACAACCTGTTCATGGATACCGGGATCGGTCGCACGGCCTACTCGATCATGGCGCAGGGTCAGATCGACCAGATCCTTTCGTCGAAGCCCGAGGAACGCCGGGCGGTGTTCGAGGAAGCGGCGGGGATCACCAAATACAAGCGCGAGAAGAAGGACGCGCTGCGGAAGCTCGAGTACACCGAGGCGAACCTGCTGCGGGTCAGCGACGTGCTCGCCGAGCAGGAGCGCCGGATGAATTCGCTCAAGCGGCAGGTCTCGAAGGCGCGACGTTACCAAACGCTCGCGGCCGACGTGCGGATCCTCGACACGCACCTCGCCCACAAGCGCTTTGTCGAACTCGGAGCAGAGTGCGAGGAACTCCGGACCTCGATCCGTTCGCTTGAGGCGACCGAGGCGGATCTCGAGCACAAGATGGAGCCGAAGGAGGAGGCGGTGGCCGATGCCCGTCTCGCGGCTCGGAATTTCGAAGGCGAACTGGCCGAGCTTCGCCAGGAGCTCAATGAGCACCGCAACTCGCTGGCGAGCGCCGAGGGTCGGATGGCCTTCAACAACGAGCGCCGCTCGGAGCTGGAAGGCCGGATCGGCCAGAACCGCGACGAGATCGAGGCCACCCGCGAGAAGCTTCAGAAGCAGGAGTTCGATTTCACCGCCGCCAACGAGGCGCTGGAACAACTGGCCCGCCGGATCGCTGAAATGGAGATCCAGCTTCAGGACCAGGAAGAGCGGACTTCGGTGGCCCGTGCCGAGCGCGAGCAGATCGAGAACAAGCTCCGCGACGCCCGCAACGAGGCGAACCGTACACAGACGATCATCGCTTCGATGCAGGCGAAGATCGAAAGCTCGATGGCGCAGCTCGAAACCAGCCGCGAGCGCGCGCGTCAACTCGCCGAGGAAGAGGAGCGGTTGAATCTCGAGCTCGACGAGGCCGGCGCGCAGGCGGAGGAGATTTCCACGCGGCTTGAGGAGCACGCTTCCCGCTCGGCCGAGCTGGAGGAGGCCTTCCAGAAGTCGGAGCGCCAGTTCCAGCACAATCGCGGCGATCTCGATGCGGCCCGATCGGCCGCTGCCGAGGCCCACCGGACTCTGGCTCAACGTTCCTCACGTCTTGATGTGCTGCGGCAGCTGGTTGCCAGTGGCGAAGGTTTCGAGGCCGGCACGCGCAAGGTGCTCGACGGGCTCGACGAGCCGGATCGTTTCAAGCCGGGCATCCACGGGGTGCTGGCGGGCTTCATTGAGGCCGACCCGGACTGTGCCCGTGCCATCGAGGCCGCACTCGGCAGTCATTTGCAGGCGGTGCTGGTCTCCGACGAAGCCTTGGCCGAGTCGCTGATCGCGCGTCTGACCGAGAAGAAGCTCGGCCATGCGGCGGTGCTTCCGCAGAGCTTCGTCGGCAGTTCGAACGGCACTCAGATGGAGTCGCTTCCGGACGGTGCCGTGGCGTGGGCTCTCGACAAGGTGAAGGTCGACGAGAAGGTCCGCAGCGTGGTCGAGCGCCTGCTTGAGCGCGTGCTGATCGTCAACGATCTGGCGACCGCGATGAAGCTTCGGGGCGATCAGCCGGGAGTGGCCCTCGTGACGCTCTCGGGCGAGTTGGTCGGCGCCGAGGGCGTGGTCAGCGGCGGTGCTGCTGGCGAAGGAAACGTCTCGGTGCTCGAGCGCCAGAATGAGGTCCGCGAACTCGAAGCCGAAGTCGCCCAGCTCGCGGAAGCCGAAGAAGCGGCGAAGGCCCGCGTGACGCATCTCGAAGGCGAACTGGTCCGGCTCCAGGAGGAGTTGGAAACCAGCCGTGACCGGATGCAGCGCCACAAGGTCGAGCTTTCTACGCTGGAAGGTCAGCAGACGCTGGCACGTCGCGAGTTGGAAAGCGTGGAGAGCAAGCTGGAGAATGTCCGCTGGGAGCGTGGCGAACTCGAAGGTCGCGAGCAGGCGGCGGTCGAGGGCCGCAGTTCGATGGAGAGCGAGTTGCAGGCCGCCCGCGAACGACTGGAAGCCTGCGAGGCCGATCAAAGCCGCCTGAACAGCGAGCTTGAAGGTTCACGCCGCTGCGAGGCCGAGCTTTCCGAGTCGCTGAACGAGATGCGCACGGCTCTGGCCGTCGAGCGTCGGGCCAAGGAAGCGCAGGAAGCCCAGCAGCAGCCGATGGAGGCCCGCCTTGCCGAGCTCCGCGAGATCGCGGTGCGCCGTGAGACGGAGATCGAGGCTTTCCTGCAGCGCATCGAAGGCGCCAGCTCCGAGAACAACCAGCTTGCCGAGGAGGTCGAGACCCACCAGTTGGAGATCCAGGACCTTGAGGCCGAACTCGAGTCGCGCTCGGGTCGTCGCAACGAACTGCTCGAAGCGATCGAGGAAGCCGAGTCGGCGCTGTCGAGCGCGCGCAAGGAACTCTCGAAAGCATCCGAGCAACGTGGACGCGAGGAGGTGGCCGTGACCAAGGTCGAGCTCCGCTTGGAGAACCTCGTGAACTCGATTCTCGAGCGCCACAATGTCGAGTTGGCGAACTTCGAGCCCGACGCCCACGCGCTGCTTGCCTGCATCGATTCGCAGAAGAAGGGCGGCGGCAAGGGACGGGCGCGTATCGTGGAGTCCTCCGAGGACAGCGAGGAGGACGAGGACGAAAACGCACCGGTGATGGTGGTCGACGCTACCGATGACGACATCGAGTTGCCACCCGCGCTGGAAGGCGAGCCCGACTGGGAGTTCGTCGAAGGCTGCGTCGGTGACCTCAAGCGCCGCCTTGATTCGATGGGCCCGGTGAACCTCGATGCGATCGAGGAGTTCGAGGAACTCGAGGAGCGCCACAACGACGTCCGCAACAACTACGAAGACCTCGTTTCCTCGAAGGAGGAGCTTCTTCAGGTCATCGAGCGGATCAACGAGGAGACCCAGCGCCGCTTCGCCGAAACCTTTGCCCAGGTCCGGAAGAACTTCCGAGACATGTTCAAGGAACTCTTCGGAGAAAAGGGCAAGGCGGACCTCGAATTGCTCGACGAGAGCGACCCGCTGGAGTCGGGGATCGAGGTCATCGCCAAGCCGCCCGGTAAGAAGCTTCAGTCGATCGCGCTGCTCTCCGGTGGTGAGCGCTCGATGACGGCCGTCGCGCTGCTGTTCTCGATCTACATGATCAAGCCGAGTCCGTTCTGCGTGCTCGACGAGCTCGACGCGCCGCTCGACGAGTCGAACATCGGCCGCTTCGTCAAGGTGCTCGACCGCTTCGTCGACCGCTCGCAGTTCATCATCGTGACCCACTCGAAGCGCACCATGAGCCGTGCCGACGTGATGTATGGCGTGACGATGGAGGAGTTCGGGGTGTCGAAGCCGGTCGGTATGCGGCTTACGGCTGCCGGCGGAGACGACAAGACCGAAGCCAAGAGCGCGGCGCAGAAGGCGGCCCTCAGGCTGGATGCCTGA
- a CDS encoding TIGR03862 family flavoprotein yields MHIAVVGGGPAGLRAAELCAEGGATVDLFEAKRSVGRKLLVAGYGGLNLTHGEPVETFATRYSGPDLDPRSFRSWLDTFSPRKLRNWAAELGIETFEQRTGRVYPKEMKAAPLLRRLVERLRQQGVRFHVNQRLTAIENGDGVQLRFNDGEPRSFDAAILAMGGASWPKTGSDGSWIPALKAHRVSVNTFEPANCGWEANWPDSLVPTIEGQPLKNIAAKAGDTTVRGELMLTRYGFEGGAIYQLGPQLRAAGHPELVIDLKPEVPAEVIRRKMESVRRDFLDAAAGRLKLTEATRALIAHIAGPIISIEALVDAVKTLRVPLNGPRPIEEAISSAGGVAWSEIDDQLMLRKLPGVFVAGEMIDWEAPTGGYLIQGCFATATRAAQAALAFSADH; encoded by the coding sequence GTGCACATAGCGGTCGTAGGAGGGGGCCCTGCCGGTCTTCGGGCCGCCGAACTGTGCGCGGAAGGTGGCGCCACCGTGGACCTTTTCGAGGCCAAGCGGTCGGTCGGACGCAAGTTGCTGGTCGCCGGCTACGGAGGCCTGAACCTCACTCACGGCGAACCGGTCGAAACCTTCGCCACCCGCTACTCGGGTCCGGATCTCGACCCCCGCAGCTTTCGCTCGTGGCTCGACACCTTCTCTCCAAGAAAGTTGCGGAATTGGGCCGCCGAACTCGGAATCGAGACATTTGAGCAGCGGACCGGGAGGGTCTACCCGAAGGAAATGAAGGCGGCTCCCCTACTCCGACGCTTGGTGGAGCGACTTAGGCAACAGGGCGTCCGCTTTCACGTGAATCAACGACTCACTGCCATCGAGAATGGCGATGGCGTCCAGCTCCGATTCAACGACGGCGAACCTCGTAGTTTCGACGCGGCCATCCTCGCAATGGGCGGTGCCTCCTGGCCGAAGACCGGCTCCGACGGAAGCTGGATTCCGGCCCTCAAGGCGCATCGAGTCTCCGTGAACACATTCGAACCGGCGAACTGCGGTTGGGAGGCGAACTGGCCCGATTCGCTGGTTCCGACCATCGAAGGACAGCCGCTCAAGAACATCGCGGCCAAGGCCGGAGACACAACCGTCCGGGGAGAACTGATGCTCACCCGCTACGGTTTCGAGGGTGGCGCGATCTACCAACTCGGCCCGCAACTCCGGGCCGCGGGCCATCCCGAACTCGTGATCGACCTCAAGCCCGAGGTTCCGGCCGAAGTGATCCGGCGGAAGATGGAAAGCGTGCGACGCGACTTCCTCGACGCGGCCGCGGGCCGTTTGAAGCTCACCGAAGCCACCCGCGCGCTGATTGCTCACATTGCGGGTCCGATCATCAGCATCGAGGCGCTGGTCGACGCCGTGAAGACCCTTCGAGTTCCGCTGAACGGCCCCAGACCCATCGAGGAAGCCATCTCATCCGCGGGAGGCGTCGCCTGGTCCGAGATCGACGACCAACTCATGCTGCGCAAGCTCCCCGGCGTTTTCGTGGCCGGGGAAATGATCGACTGGGAGGCGCCGACCGGCGGCTACCTGATCCAAGGCTGCTTCGCCACCGCCACCCGGGCGGCCCAAGCGGCGCTTGCCTTTTCCGCCGATCATTGA
- a CDS encoding pyrimidine/purine nucleoside phosphorylase — protein sequence MEFQNVTATAKANVYFDGKVISHTIITADGARKTLGVILPGSYHFGTEAAELMEIVGGACEHVIDGTDASISIAEGGSFNVPANSGFTITVEGEPCHYVCSFL from the coding sequence ATGGAATTCCAGAACGTCACCGCGACCGCCAAGGCCAACGTCTACTTCGACGGCAAGGTCATCTCCCACACCATCATCACCGCCGACGGCGCCCGCAAGACGCTCGGGGTGATCCTTCCGGGCAGCTATCACTTCGGCACCGAAGCCGCCGAGCTGATGGAGATTGTCGGCGGCGCATGCGAGCATGTCATCGACGGCACCGACGCCTCCATCTCAATCGCCGAGGGAGGATCCTTCAACGTCCCCGCCAACTCCGGCTTCACCATCACCGTCGAGGGCGAGCCCTGCCACTACGTCTGCAGTTTCCTCTGA
- a CDS encoding DEAD/DEAH box helicase, with amino-acid sequence MATLDPRNVANPASNDEILGAFLDYVIESGIEPYGHQEEAILELFAGKNVILNTPTGSGKSLVALALQFRAVCQGRRSYYTVPIKALANEKFLSLCKVFGPEKVGMITGDATVNPSAPVICCTAEILSNLALREGGKAQVDDVIMDEFHYYSDKERGVAWQVPLLTLPQARFLLMSATLGDTEFFERELNGLTGAPTALVRSDERPVPLEFEYSLTTLEDRVEELVTAGRAPIYLVHFTQLSCAKTAQDLMSRNFCSKEEKQRIAEVLEEADFRSPYGKEIKKLLRHGLGIHHAGLLPKYRVLVERLAQEGLLKVICGTDTLGVGVNVPIRTVLLTQLFKYGGDSTGILTVRDFKQICGRAGRRGFDDIGYVVAQAPAYVIENRKAEEKAAAKGKKSKAVKKRPPEKGFVNWDEKTFQRLQDSPPERLQSQFRISHGMLLNVLGREDEDGCRALLALVSQCHETPASKQSLRSRGFDLFRGLVEGGVLRILPQSERSGPAKVVLQDRLPDEFSMHQTLGLYLLDVLPQLDPEDGDYALNVLSLVEAILEDPRAVLRKQTDKAKGELLAQLKADGVEYEERMERLEEVEHPKPGKEFIYATYNEFVVKHPWAKEAGVRPKSVAREIVERWESFEDYVKRYGLERSEGVLLRYLSEVYKVLVQTVPPDLKNDLLDQAEELLGKTVRGVDSSLLDEWERMRELEMQQDSSAELAKGS; translated from the coding sequence ATGGCCACCCTTGACCCCCGGAATGTCGCGAACCCCGCCTCGAACGACGAGATCCTCGGGGCGTTTCTCGACTACGTGATCGAGTCGGGAATCGAGCCATACGGGCATCAGGAGGAAGCGATCCTCGAGCTTTTCGCGGGGAAGAACGTGATCCTGAACACACCCACCGGCTCGGGAAAATCGCTGGTGGCGCTGGCATTGCAGTTCCGGGCGGTTTGCCAAGGGCGGCGGTCGTACTACACGGTTCCCATCAAGGCGCTGGCGAATGAGAAGTTCCTCTCGCTGTGCAAGGTCTTCGGGCCGGAGAAGGTCGGGATGATCACGGGCGACGCAACCGTCAACCCGTCGGCGCCGGTCATCTGCTGCACGGCGGAGATCCTTTCGAATCTCGCCCTGAGGGAGGGCGGGAAGGCACAGGTGGACGACGTTATCATGGACGAGTTCCACTACTACTCCGACAAGGAGCGTGGCGTGGCGTGGCAGGTTCCCTTGCTGACCTTGCCCCAGGCACGGTTCCTCCTGATGTCGGCGACGTTGGGTGACACGGAGTTCTTCGAGCGGGAGCTGAACGGACTCACCGGGGCGCCGACCGCATTGGTGCGTTCCGACGAGCGGCCGGTGCCTTTGGAGTTCGAATACAGCCTCACCACGCTTGAGGACCGGGTCGAGGAGCTGGTGACCGCCGGCAGGGCGCCGATCTACCTCGTCCACTTCACCCAGCTCAGTTGCGCGAAGACCGCCCAAGACCTGATGAGCCGGAATTTCTGCTCGAAGGAGGAAAAGCAGCGGATCGCGGAGGTGTTGGAGGAGGCCGACTTCAGGAGTCCTTATGGAAAGGAGATCAAGAAGCTGCTGCGCCACGGGCTGGGTATCCATCACGCGGGACTGCTGCCGAAGTATCGCGTGCTGGTGGAACGCCTCGCCCAGGAGGGCCTGCTGAAGGTAATCTGCGGCACCGACACGCTCGGGGTCGGGGTCAATGTGCCGATCCGGACCGTGCTTCTCACCCAGCTCTTCAAGTACGGCGGCGACAGTACTGGCATCCTGACCGTGCGCGACTTCAAGCAGATCTGCGGCCGGGCCGGCCGACGGGGCTTCGATGACATCGGCTACGTGGTGGCTCAGGCCCCGGCGTATGTGATTGAGAACAGGAAGGCCGAGGAGAAGGCGGCCGCCAAGGGCAAGAAGAGCAAGGCGGTCAAGAAGCGTCCGCCGGAGAAGGGGTTCGTGAATTGGGACGAGAAGACCTTCCAGCGGCTGCAGGACTCGCCGCCCGAGCGCTTGCAGTCGCAGTTCCGGATCAGCCACGGAATGCTGCTGAATGTTCTGGGCAGGGAAGACGAGGACGGCTGCCGTGCCTTGCTGGCTTTGGTTTCGCAGTGTCACGAAACGCCGGCGTCAAAGCAGTCGCTGCGGAGTCGCGGCTTCGACCTTTTCCGGGGCCTTGTCGAAGGCGGGGTGCTGCGGATTCTCCCCCAAAGCGAACGGTCCGGTCCCGCCAAGGTGGTGCTGCAGGACCGTCTGCCCGACGAGTTCTCCATGCACCAGACGCTCGGCCTCTACCTGCTCGATGTGCTGCCGCAGCTCGATCCGGAGGACGGTGATTATGCCCTGAACGTTCTGTCCTTGGTGGAGGCGATCCTCGAAGACCCCCGAGCGGTGCTGCGGAAGCAGACGGACAAGGCCAAGGGCGAGCTGTTGGCGCAGCTCAAGGCCGATGGAGTGGAGTACGAGGAACGGATGGAGCGATTGGAGGAAGTCGAGCACCCGAAGCCGGGCAAGGAGTTCATTTACGCGACCTACAACGAGTTCGTCGTAAAACACCCGTGGGCCAAGGAGGCGGGAGTCCGCCCGAAGTCGGTGGCACGAGAGATCGTCGAGCGCTGGGAGAGCTTCGAGGACTACGTGAAGCGCTATGGACTCGAACGGAGCGAGGGCGTGCTGCTCCGCTACCTGTCGGAGGTCTACAAGGTGCTGGTCCAGACGGTGCCTCCCGATCTCAAGAATGACCTCCTTGATCAAGCTGAAGAGTTGCTCGGCAAGACGGTGAGGGGAGTGGATTCGAGTTTGCTCGATGAGTGGGAGAGAATGCGGGAGCTGGAAATGCAACAGGATTCATCTGCGGAATTAGCCAAGGGGAGTTAG
- a CDS encoding ABC-F family ATP-binding cassette domain-containing protein: protein MSLLSANEIRLSYGYQTLLDGVTLAVDAGEKVGLVGRNGCGKTSLLKILAGESAADSGDISRRRQLRVGYLPQEFELDPDLSIEENIAAGAADVVDAIRRYEDGDGTEDELADLLHLIEHADGWNLDARIRSLSNKLGTPPLESETGPLSGGEKRRVALCRALASQPDLLLLDEPTNHLDADSIGWLEEFLTSYSGAVIFVTHDRYFLDVIATRIIEIDHGKAYSHPGNYTAFLESKAVRQQIAEQTERRRQRFLREELEWVRAGVKARTTKSRTRLDKFYEIEGMEAPPEEREMDLLIPPPPQLGDTVVELEGAGVNVGTESSPRWLFRRLDLSLEPGQCTGIVGRNGVGKTTLLKLCLGEIQPTEGTATLGRRVKVNYIDQTRMVLDGSGSLLDEVADGNEKLHFGDQLLGARAYLRRFLFDDHRINERVDLLSGGERARLMLAKVLKTGGNLLVLDEPTNDLDLPSLRMLEEAIAAFPGSALVVSHDRYFLDRICDQVVAFEDGGVQVSAGNYSYYLEKRQKRENAERIQAQAAAREAAARRKASETAPAKPRKLTLAEKMELEGMEERILEAEEKVGELETKLNDPEFQTTRFNEVAGVAAELEEAKASVAKLYERWEELESLA from the coding sequence ATGTCCCTGCTCTCCGCCAACGAAATCCGATTATCCTACGGCTACCAGACCCTGCTCGACGGGGTCACGCTGGCTGTCGATGCGGGCGAAAAGGTCGGACTCGTCGGCCGCAACGGATGCGGCAAGACCTCCCTGCTGAAGATCCTTGCCGGAGAGTCCGCCGCGGATTCCGGCGACATCTCCCGCCGCCGGCAGCTTCGCGTGGGCTACCTGCCTCAGGAGTTCGAGCTCGATCCGGATCTCTCGATCGAGGAGAACATCGCCGCCGGGGCCGCGGATGTCGTCGATGCGATCCGAAGGTATGAGGACGGCGACGGCACCGAGGACGAGTTGGCCGACCTGCTCCACCTGATCGAGCACGCCGACGGATGGAATCTCGACGCCCGGATCCGCTCGCTCTCCAACAAGCTAGGCACGCCGCCGCTCGAGTCGGAAACGGGGCCGTTGTCGGGCGGAGAAAAGCGGCGCGTGGCGCTTTGCCGTGCCCTCGCCTCGCAACCAGACCTGCTGCTGCTCGACGAACCGACGAACCACCTCGACGCCGACTCGATCGGCTGGCTGGAAGAGTTCCTGACCAGCTACTCGGGCGCGGTGATCTTCGTCACGCACGATCGCTACTTCCTCGACGTCATCGCAACCCGGATCATCGAGATCGATCACGGCAAGGCCTACTCGCACCCCGGCAACTACACCGCGTTCCTTGAGTCGAAGGCGGTGCGCCAGCAGATCGCCGAGCAGACCGAGCGACGTCGCCAGCGATTCCTTCGGGAGGAACTCGAGTGGGTGCGCGCCGGAGTGAAGGCACGCACCACGAAGTCGCGCACGCGACTCGACAAGTTCTACGAGATCGAAGGCATGGAAGCCCCGCCCGAAGAGCGGGAAATGGACCTGCTCATCCCACCGCCGCCGCAATTGGGCGACACGGTCGTGGAACTGGAAGGCGCAGGCGTGAACGTCGGGACGGAATCATCTCCCCGCTGGCTTTTCCGCCGTCTCGACCTGTCGCTCGAGCCCGGCCAATGCACCGGCATTGTCGGCCGCAACGGTGTCGGCAAAACGACTCTCCTGAAACTCTGCCTCGGCGAAATCCAACCGACCGAGGGCACGGCAACACTCGGTCGACGGGTAAAGGTGAACTACATCGACCAGACCCGGATGGTCCTCGATGGATCCGGCTCGCTGCTCGACGAAGTCGCCGACGGCAACGAGAAACTCCACTTCGGCGACCAGTTGCTGGGTGCCCGCGCCTACCTCCGGCGCTTCCTTTTCGACGACCATCGCATCAACGAGCGCGTCGACCTGCTGTCCGGCGGTGAGCGGGCGCGGCTGATGCTCGCCAAGGTTCTCAAGACCGGCGGCAACCTGCTGGTCCTCGACGAACCGACCAACGACCTCGACCTGCCCTCCCTTCGCATGCTTGAGGAAGCGATCGCGGCATTCCCCGGCAGTGCGCTGGTGGTGTCGCACGATCGCTACTTCCTCGACCGTATCTGCGACCAGGTCGTTGCCTTCGAGGATGGCGGCGTCCAGGTCAGTGCGGGCAATTACTCCTACTACCTGGAGAAACGCCAGAAGCGCGAGAACGCCGAGCGAATCCAGGCGCAGGCCGCCGCACGCGAAGCCGCGGCCCGACGGAAGGCATCCGAGACGGCTCCCGCCAAACCCCGCAAGCTCACGCTGGCGGAGAAGATGGAACTCGAAGGGATGGAAGAACGGATCCTCGAGGCGGAAGAAAAGGTCGGCGAGCTCGAAACGAAGCTCAACGACCCGGAATTCCAAACGACCCGCTTCAACGAGGTAGCCGGTGTTGCCGCCGAGCTCGAAGAAGCGAAGGCGTCCGTGGCGAAGCTTTACGAGAGGTGGGAGGAACTCGAGTCGCTGGCCTGA
- a CDS encoding class I SAM-dependent rRNA methyltransferase, with amino-acid sequence MLRPVPTVSIKTVSFHPSIWPKMIGEASSDARPGDLVEVLGKDGETFGWGLWNPKSNMPLRIVRHGSEPIDEGFFLDAIRQAADLRRGLFHLDDATDAYRCIHGDADRLPGIVADRFGDILSLEITSLGAWQRLDSWIPAMHEAFGTERTHIRVDPALARIERIPMVDHPLATPGIRKIKIVEHGVTFEVDFAEGHKTGFFCDQRDNRRKLAELAKGRTMLDLCCYTGGFSVHAALAGAEEVTAVDLDETAVAMAKRNANINGAKIKFTHADAFTWARTMIDNGRQWDVVLADPPKFVTGRDDERGRGKYNDLNRLAVQLVKPGGLLVTCSCSGLVNEFEFEKLVTTAVHKQQQRLQIFDRTGAGPDHPTLSNYPESRYLKVIWARVL; translated from the coding sequence ATGCTCCGCCCCGTGCCCACCGTCTCGATCAAGACCGTCTCGTTCCACCCGTCGATCTGGCCCAAAATGATCGGCGAGGCGTCCTCGGACGCCCGCCCCGGCGACCTGGTCGAGGTGCTCGGCAAGGACGGCGAGACCTTCGGTTGGGGCCTTTGGAACCCGAAGTCCAACATGCCGCTGCGGATCGTCCGTCACGGCAGCGAGCCGATCGACGAGGGCTTCTTTCTCGATGCCATCCGACAGGCCGCCGACCTGCGCCGCGGACTTTTCCATCTCGACGACGCGACCGACGCCTACCGCTGCATCCATGGCGATGCCGACCGGCTTCCGGGGATCGTGGCCGACCGTTTCGGGGACATCCTCTCCCTGGAAATCACAAGTCTTGGAGCGTGGCAGCGACTCGACTCATGGATCCCGGCGATGCACGAGGCGTTCGGCACCGAACGGACCCACATCCGCGTCGATCCTGCCCTCGCGCGGATCGAGCGGATCCCGATGGTCGACCACCCGCTCGCCACACCGGGCATCCGGAAGATCAAGATCGTCGAGCACGGCGTGACCTTCGAGGTTGACTTCGCGGAAGGCCACAAGACCGGCTTCTTCTGCGACCAACGCGACAACCGTCGCAAGCTCGCCGAGCTGGCCAAGGGGCGCACGATGCTCGATCTCTGCTGTTACACCGGCGGCTTCAGCGTGCATGCCGCGCTCGCCGGCGCCGAAGAGGTCACGGCGGTCGACCTCGATGAAACCGCCGTGGCGATGGCCAAGCGGAACGCCAACATCAACGGAGCGAAGATCAAGTTCACCCACGCCGACGCCTTCACCTGGGCGCGGACGATGATCGACAACGGCCGCCAGTGGGACGTGGTCCTCGCCGACCCGCCGAAGTTCGTGACGGGCCGCGACGACGAACGGGGCCGTGGCAAATACAACGACCTCAACCGCCTTGCGGTCCAGTTGGTGAAGCCCGGCGGCCTGCTCGTCACCTGCTCATGCTCCGGGCTGGTGAACGAGTTCGAGTTCGAAAAGCTCGTTACCACCGCCGTGCACAAACAGCAGCAGCGCCTGCAGATCTTCGACCGCACCGGTGCCGGCCCCGATCACCCGACCCTCTCGAACTACCCCGAGTCCCGCTACCTCAAGGTGATCTGGGCGCGGGTGCTGTAA